GTCGCGCCCTGATAATGCCTGTAGCCTATCGGTCGGACTCCGCTCATCCGCTGGCAATTCCGCCTGTACCCCTCCGTCAACTCCCCTCTCCGGCTGACATTTTTGCGCTTCCCCCATCCTCCGACCCGTTGCCCTGCCACCGGGACGCTCCCTGTTCAAAATGACTTGCTCGCCTCGCCCGTTCGCCGAACGTAGCTTCAGATAACAGGGGGACGAGATGAGCGAAAAGAAGCCTCACATCATCAGCGACGCCGAAGGCAAGCCGACACGAGATAAGCCGTGGATCTTCCGCACCTACGGCGGCCACACAAACGTCTGGGAAACGAACCACCTCTATCGCGAAGGCCTGAAGCGCGGACAGACCGGTCTTTCCATCGCCTTCGATCTGCCCACACAGTGCGGCTATTCCTCTGATCATGCGATCTCACGCCCCGAGATCGGTAAGGTCGGAGTTCCGATCAACTCCCTTGACGACTTCCACGTATTATTCGATCAGATTCCCATCGAAGAGATGAACACGTCGATGACGATTAACGGCACGGCGATGTGGCTTCTCTCGCTTTACGTGGCCCTCGCCCGCGAAAAAGGCGTCGACGTGTCGAAGCTGAACGGCACGACGCAGAACGATCTTGTTAAAGAATACCTGGCGCGCGGCACGTATATCTTCCCGCCCGAGGCGTCGTTTCGGCTGATCAGCGAGATGTACGAGTTCTGCATCGATAACGTGCCGAAATGGAATCCCTCCAATATCTGTTCCTATCACCTGCAAGAGGCCGGAGCGACGCCGGCGCAAGAGCTGGCGTTTGCACTGTCGAACGCGATCGGTCTTCTCGATACGATTCGTTCCCGCGGTCATCTCAATCAGGATCAGTTCGAGCAGGTCGTCGGCCGCATCTCGTTCTTTGTTAACGCCGGCATCCGCTTTGTAGAAGAGATGTGCAAGATGCGCGCCTTCAGCGAACTGTGGGAGGAGATCACCCGCGAACGTTACGGTGTGAAGAATCCGAAGTATCGACTCTTCCGCTACGGCGTTCAGGTGAACTCCCTTGGATTAACCGAGAACCAGCCCGAGAATAACGCCTGGCGTATTCTGATCGAGGCGCTCGGTGTGACGCTTTCGCGTAACGCACGCTGTCGCGCACTGCAGCTTCCGGCATGGAACGAGGCGCTCTCTCTGCCCCGTCCGTGGGATCAGCAATGGTCGCTGCGTCTGCAGCAGATTATGGCCTACGAAACCGACCTGCTTGAGTACCCCGATCTTTTCGACGGCTCGAAGGTCGTCGAATCGAAGGTCGCCGATCTGAAAGACCAGGCGCGCAGCGAGATTCAGAAGATCCTCGATATGGGCGGCGTGCAAGCTGCCGTAGAATCCGGCTACATGAAGTCGGCTCTCGTAAAAAGTATGTCGGAACGCCTGAGTAAGATCAACTCGGGCGAACTGATCGTCGTCGGTATGAACAAATGGACGGACGGCATCGACTCTCCTCTTCTTTCAGGAGAGGACGGCGGCATTTTCAAGGTCGACGCCGATTCCGCTAAAAAAACGTTAACCTCTCTTGAAGAAACGAAGGCGAAGCGCGATCCGGCCAGAGCGGCGGCGGCCATCGAGGCTTTGAAGGCGGCGGCACGCGAAGGCCGTAACATGATGGAGCCGTCCATAGAATGCGCCCTTGCTCGCATCACGACCGGCGAATGGGCGGCCGCCATGCGCGAGGTATTCGGCGAATATCGTCCGCCGACGGGCATCGAAGGCCAGCGCCTCAGCCTCGAGAACGATCGCGTGAACGCCCTTCGCGCCCGCGTCGAGTCGTTCACACAGCGCGTCGGACACCGTCCGCGTATCGTCGTCGGCAAGCCCGGCCTTGACGGACATTCAAACGGCGCCGAGATGATCGCCGTGTCGGCACGCCATTCGGGCTTCGACGTGATCTATTCCGGCATCCGACTGACGCCCGAAGAGATCGTACAGAGCGCCGTCGACGAGAATGCCGACATCATCGGCGTTTCGATTCTCTCGGGCTCGCATCTTGAGCTTGCGCGACAGATCATGGAGCGTCTTGAACAATCCGGCGCGAAAGATCGGATTCCCGTCGTCTTCGGCGGCATCATTCCGAAAGGGGACTTTGCGCAGCTCGAAGGCATCGGCGTTAAGCGCATCTTCACTCCGGCCGACTACCAACTCATCGACATTATGGAACGTATCATGGAAGTCGTCGAAGAGCAGGCATCTGCAAAGGCGTGAGCGAAGGCGTCGATATTTCTAAAGAGCTGGAGCTTGCCGAAAAGGCGCTGCGCGACGGAGATCGTTATTCTATCGCGCAGCTGATCACGCTTTTCGAGGATTCACGCCCCGTCGCCTTTGATAAGCGCGACGCCGTGATCCGCTTCTTTCAGGAATCGGGCCGTTCACATCGCGCGACGTTTTCGGGAATTACGGGCACGCCGGGAGCCGGCAAGTCGACGCTTGTCGGCGAGCTGGCGCTTCGTTTTGCCGCCGCCGATGCGAAGGTGCGGGTGGCGGTGTTAGCCGTCGATCCATCCAGTGAGGTTTCGGGCGGATCGCTTCTTGGCGATCGCACGCGTGTGCGCTTTCCCGTCGACGAACACCGATTGTATTTTCGCAGCCAGGCGTCGGATCGCGAGCTCGGCGGCATCAGCCGCACGACCTTCTCGGTCTGCCGGTTGCTCTATCATCTCTTCGA
This region of Leptonema illini DSM 21528 genomic DNA includes:
- a CDS encoding protein meaA; translated protein: MSEKKPHIISDAEGKPTRDKPWIFRTYGGHTNVWETNHLYREGLKRGQTGLSIAFDLPTQCGYSSDHAISRPEIGKVGVPINSLDDFHVLFDQIPIEEMNTSMTINGTAMWLLSLYVALAREKGVDVSKLNGTTQNDLVKEYLARGTYIFPPEASFRLISEMYEFCIDNVPKWNPSNICSYHLQEAGATPAQELAFALSNAIGLLDTIRSRGHLNQDQFEQVVGRISFFVNAGIRFVEEMCKMRAFSELWEEITRERYGVKNPKYRLFRYGVQVNSLGLTENQPENNAWRILIEALGVTLSRNARCRALQLPAWNEALSLPRPWDQQWSLRLQQIMAYETDLLEYPDLFDGSKVVESKVADLKDQARSEIQKILDMGGVQAAVESGYMKSALVKSMSERLSKINSGELIVVGMNKWTDGIDSPLLSGEDGGIFKVDADSAKKTLTSLEETKAKRDPARAAAAIEALKAAAREGRNMMEPSIECALARITTGEWAAAMREVFGEYRPPTGIEGQRLSLENDRVNALRARVESFTQRVGHRPRIVVGKPGLDGHSNGAEMIAVSARHSGFDVIYSGIRLTPEEIVQSAVDENADIIGVSILSGSHLELARQIMERLEQSGAKDRIPVVFGGIIPKGDFAQLEGIGVKRIFTPADYQLIDIMERIMEVVEEQASAKA